A window of Citrus sinensis cultivar Valencia sweet orange chromosome 7, DVS_A1.0, whole genome shotgun sequence contains these coding sequences:
- the LOC102625653 gene encoding uncharacterized protein LOC102625653 encodes MTEEEEWVKTAMSDDSIVVEMLLRLHQAEPRPAPRLAPRKKGAAPVLQLEWSVRQRRSRQKVRRKKGDAARASPTTPLSWSGATSVSGGAADGGFEESSKPSKPIDNARSKVVATGETTAAKRSRKKKTLAELKEEEGLLLKERRNLKNKLATLRLSFEQQRAENESLKRMKLDVLSQQSMEIVRASGSQEAILNQHYQMKVLCDPSRVILSSHGACNDVKPLPPHGSSEVERGSNGSSFLLPDLNLPVDPDSDSGNLYGVS; translated from the exons ATGACTGAAGAGGAAGAGTGGGTCAAGACTGCCATGTCCGACGACTCCATCGTCGTCGAGATGCTGTTACGCCTTCACCAGGCCGAGCCACGTCCCGCGCCGCGTCTGGCTCCTCGTAAGAAGGGCGCCGCCCCGGTTCTCCAGCTCGAGTGGAGCGTGCGTCAGCGCCGCTCCAGACAGAAGGTCCGGAGAAAAAAGGGCGACGCGGCACGTGCCAGCCCCACCACGCCGCTTTCGTGGAGCGGCGCCACGTCAGTCAGCGGCGGTGCCGCTGACGGCGGCTTCGAGGAATCCAGCAAGCCGTCCAAACCCATTGACAACGCGAGATCTAAG GTTGTTGCTACAGGAGAAACAACTGCCGCTAAAAGGTCAAGGAAGAAAAAG ACATTGGCTGAACTGAAAGAAGAGGAGGGCTTGCTATTGAAGGAAAggagaaatttgaaaaat AAATTGGCAACCTTACGTCTCTCCTTTGAGCAACAAAGAGCCGAAAATGAAAGCTTGAAAAGAATGAAG CTTGACGTTCTTTCACAACAGAGTATGGAAATAGTTAGAGCTTCTGGATCTCAGGAAGCTATATTGAACCAACACTATCAAATGAAAGTACTTTGTGACCCCTCACGCGTGATCTTATCCTCACATGGTGCCTGCAACGATGTCAAGCCATTACCACCACATGGTTCTTCTGAGGTAGAGCGTGGAAGTAACGGATCTTCCTTCTTGCTACCTGATCTAAACCTACCTGTCGATCCTGACTCAGATTCTGGGAATTTATATGGAGTAAGCTGA